The proteins below are encoded in one region of Lactuca sativa cultivar Salinas chromosome 3, Lsat_Salinas_v11, whole genome shotgun sequence:
- the LOC128132592 gene encoding putative F-box/FBD/LRR-repeat protein At4g13965: MEFDHDHVRRRVVEEDRLSSLPDELIHKILSCFDMKYAVQICSLSSRWEFLWTSMPCFNLSSREFSCLPKFAKFVNHVLTHRNHQVEVSSVKLHFSGAASQVFVRKIASYMFSHNVQQLTVVCFPKKHHEFPPSLFSSQTLKHFTLSNRPLYTSPCLTPKTPWDFPALATLHLSHITLCEDHSQKSVDLFSKCVNLKNLTLEWFTVEAIDIITPRLSNLVLIKGRRSLVINLVAPQLEHLTIIDCSIDYLNAPPGLSSLCYTGDLPQQFSKDGFHSLNKVSICCDMYRPYKEKVACKAIKMLQELHSARYLTLNVDFIECLSSYPNLLSHHPSPFSNLICLTIDSSMRNDAYNVKMSTEARNFFLENSPNATFIMELPEPPPTKAMKQKEARAKKAKRAAEIAIHMTEFQALLDHENMNVERTQAKEKANVALEKLMAQSKAQVGKMHNQTERLMAEFKICVEEVRDLVNEEEAEVKAIISKGTLIRSLLEDMPKRERTEVEARYSRQLEEIEAQHVRLASRLVTLEGILACEQLMSHCISAYLASSNSSTTTIPTTSTSSINPMP; this comes from the exons ATGGAGTTTGATCATGATCATGTTAGGAGGCGAGTGGTCGAAGAAGACAGATTGAGCAGCTTGCCAGATGAGCTTATTCATAAGATCCTTTCCTGTTTTGACATGAAATATGCTGTTCAAATATGTTCGTTGTCATCAAGATGGGAGTTTCTCTGGACATCAATGCCTTGTTTTAACTTGTCAAGTAGGGAGTTTAGCTGTTTACCAAAGTTTGCCAAATTTGTGAATCATGTTTTGACTCACCGCAACCATCAAGTAGAAGTGTCTTCTGTAAAGCTACATTTCAGTGGAGCAGCTAGTCAGGTTTTTGTGAGAAAGATTGCAAGTTATATGTTCTCTCACAATGTCCAACAACTAACTGTTGTTTGTTTTCCCAAAAAACACCATGAATTCCCTCCTTCCCTTTTTAGCTCTCAGACTCTTAAGCATTTCACATTGAGTAACCGCCCTCTTTATACTTCACCTTGCCTTACACCCAAAACACCTTGGGATTTTCCAGCTTTAGCAACTTTGCATCTTAGTCACATCACATTGTGTGAAGATCACAGTCAAAAGTCTGTTGATCTTTTCTCCAAATGTGTAAACTTAAAGAACCTCACTTTGGAGTGGTTCACTGTCGAGGCTATTGACATCATTACCCCTCGACTTTCTAATCTCGTGCTTATCAAAGGCAGACGCTCATTGGTCATCAACCTGGTTGCACCTCAACTTGAACATCTCACAATAATTGATTGTTCAATCGATTACTTGAATGCTCCACCAGGGCTTTCATCTTTGTGCTACACGGGTGATCTTCCTCAACAATTCTCCAAAGATGGATTTCATTCTCTGAACAAAGTGTCTATCTGTTGTGATATGTATAGGCCATATAAGGAGAAAGTGGCATGCAAGGCTATTAAAATGCTTCAAGAGCTCCATAGTGCCAGATATCTCACACTTAATGTGGACTTTATTGAG TGTCTTTCCTCTTATCCAAATTTATTATCACACCATCCATCACCTTTTAGCAACTTAATCTGCTTGACTATAGACTCTAGCATGAGGAATGATGCATACAATGTAAAAATGTCTACCGAAGCTAGAAACTTCTTTCTTGAGAACTCTCCAAATGCCACATTCATCATGGAATTACCCGAG CCACCGCCTACAAAAGCAATGAAGCAGAAAGAAGCTAGGGCAAAAAAGGCTAAACGCGCTGCAGAGATTGCAATCCATATGACAGAATTCCAAGCATTGTTAGATCATGAAAATATGAATGTTGAGCGAACGCAAGCAAAGGAAAAGGCTAATGTTGCCCTTGAGAAGCTCATGGCACAATCAAAAGCTCAAGTAGGGAAGATGCATAACCAGACTGAGAGACTTATGGCAGAGTTTAAGATCTGTGTGGAAGAGGTGCGGGATTTGGTTAATGAAGAAGAAGCAGAAGTTAAAGCAATCATTTCAAAGGGAACCCTAATAAGATCATTACTGGAAGATATGCCTAAGAGAGAGAGGACAGAGGTCGAAGCACGCTACTCTCGACAGCTTGAAGAAATAGAAGCACAACATGTTCGTCTAGCCTCTAGGCTTGTGACTTTGGAAGGAATCTTAGCTTGTGAACAACTCATGTCTCATTGCATCTCAGCATATCTCGCATCATCTAATTCCTCCACAACAACA ATTCCTACAACCTCCACATCGAGCATCAACCCTATGCCGTGA